The window agcctattttgcttcatatttggtcatgtctcgtgattctttggatactcatgtttatgtatctacacccgttggGGATTCTATTTTGGTGCACCGTGTCTATCGCtcttgtttggtcactattgggGGCTACAATACCGTAGTTGATCTTCTGTTATTGGATATGATGGATTTTGAGGTTATCCTTTGTATGGATTGGTTTTCCCCGTATCACGCTATCTTGAATTGCCATGCCAATACTGTGATGTTAGCCATGCTGATATTGCCTCGATTGGAGTGGAGAAGTACTCTTGATCACTCCACTAGCAGGGTGGTTTTATATGTGAAGGCTagacatatggttgagaaggggtgtttggcgtatTTGGCCTATATCCATGATTCTAGTGCCGAGGTGCCTTCTAAGGATTCTGTATCGGTGGTGAGTGAGTTCTCAGAGGTGTTTCTTACAGATTTGCCGGGTAttccacccgacaaggatatcgaCTTGGTTCCGGGACTCAGTCTATTtcatggtaagcctaccacaaaatcaaTAGTGATGCGctccacttccactctggtatctccaatctctCCCACCCGATTTCTGATGATCATACTTCACCTCTTGATAATTCAAACACCAAGAGACATGACCAACgatatctttcttcatcttctgCCACTGATAGTGTTGTTTCAAGCCACAGTACATTTTCGTgtcacctgggtgaatggaatagcgaaaactgtgagcctcctcgaggatcaactctctcaacccatcagtGTTCAGAACACAAATCCTGCTTTGAAgctgcataacaccatcatctccaatcaacaagtgaggatcattaaACTGGCGAGCCTCTATATGCTCCAGCAACGATGCCTGTGCCACAACACAAGCGAGAACCCGGCTAGACtttgaaacatccaacctcacgaatcgattggccaaagcttgaacatccaatgctaacggTCTCTCTCCAACAAGAGtataagcaagactccccatgctctcagccttcctactcaaggaatcgaccaccacattagccttcctgggatgatatagaatggtgatatcataatcctttaataaatctaaccacctccgctgcctcaagttcaaatccttttgcttaaacaagtatTGTAGACTCCAACGATCTGTGAATACTTCACaagacacgccgtagagatagtacctccaaatttaatgcgtgaacaatggcagccaactctaaatcatgtactatgtagtttttctcatggggcttcaactgacgtgaagtataagcaatcactctacctttATGCATCAAGACACATCTAACGCCAATTtgtgaagcatcataataaactATATAAGAAcctgatgctgaaggcaaaacctgaactggagttgtggtcaaggcagtcttgagcttctgaaagctctcctcacactctggaccacctgaatgggacacccttctaaGTCAATCTGGTCAAATGACGATAATACCTAGCCaagcctaggaaactccggatcttagTAGAAGacgatggtctgggccaactctaaactgcctccaCCCTTATccgatccaccttaatcccctcccTAGACACCACATAGCCCAAAAAATCCAtcaaatcaagccaaaactcacacccagagaatttagcatatagcttcttctcccttaaGGTCTGGAGAACGATCCTCAAATGTTGATCATGATCCTCACGGCTGCGAGAGTACACCAATATGTCGTCAATGATcacgatgatgaaagaatcaagatatgccTCGAACACGAAGTTTATCATGTGCagaaatgctgctggggcattgatcACCCTGAATGACATCAtcaaaaactcatagtgaccatatcatgtcctgaaagcagtcttcagaatatttgaatcccaaatcttcacctgatggtaccccgatctcaaatcaatctttgagaattcCTGatcaccctgaagctggtcaaacagatcatcaatacgcggtagtggATACCTTTTCttgactgtaaccttgttcagctgcctgtaatcaatacacatcctcatagagccgtctttcttctttacaaatagaactagAAAACCCCAATGCGAGATACTcggtctgatgaaacccttatcaagcaactcctgaagttgttcctttaattcctttaaCTCCACTTatgccatacggtatggtggaatagaaatgggctaagttcccaacaccaggtcaataccaaaattgatatccctatcACGCAGCATGCCCAGTAGATTTGCTGGGAACACATCTGGGCAATCTCTCATTACCGAAACtaactcgacggtaggagtatcggcactgacatccctcacaaagttTAGATATGCCTCGTACCCTTTCTTATCCATTCGTTGTGCCTTTATCAAGGAcaccaccctgctaggaatataatccaatgtacccctccactccaaccacgacaaccctggcatagccaatgtcacggtcttggcgtgacagtccaaaatagtGTGATAGGgaaacaaccaatccatgcccaagatcatgTCAAACTCCACCATACTGGGTAGCAAAAGGtcaactctggtctcataaccacagataGTGACCAAACATATCCGATAagcacgatctacaataatagaatcttcCATAGGCGTTAACACATATACAGGGCACTCAAAGAATAATAAGATATATCAAAATATGgtgcaaagtaagatgacacatacgaataagtggaacctagATTAAATAAAACTATTATGACataccggaacaatacctgtgatgacagcaTCAGATGCAACATCATCAGTCCTTCCCGAAAAAGCATAGCAACGGGTtctggcctccccctctcggatgacctctacccacctgacctccacccctagctagaAGTGCAGGTGGAGTGGCCACTGGAGCAGCAACTACAACATGTGAACCCTATGGACCCTGTGGAATCCGTGGAGCCTGTGTAGCCTACGGAGgtccacccctcctaagtctgggataGTCCCTCACTATATGCCTGGATCACCACTCTCGAAACAGCCTCTCTGTTGGCGTGGCTGCTGAAACTGAGTCTTACTCGGTCGACTAAATAGACGCTGAAGGTAGACTAGTAGGAGGTGCATTGGAAAGTGTTTGTGCATAATGGGCGATCTGAAACCTCGGAATagctggagcactacgagtagCTGGAAGTGCAGAATGAATTGGTACACTCACATAACCTCTGCCAAGATGAACTGAAACTGCAGCGTGGGcgccactaaatcctccagaatctcagggcctcttggcctccctatcctccgTCTCTTGACCACGCATACGCTCCATCCTCTGAGCAATCTCCACAACTTGCTAAAACAGACTATCTgtctctaactcccgagccatgttgaatctaagaccataactgagcccctcaataatCTGCGGACTTGCTCTCTAATTGTAAAAATCAAAGCATATGCATGATGGAACAACTCACTGAACATTATGGCATACTCCAACACCATTATACTCCCCtgacgcaactactcaaactctatGCGTCATGCATCCcggagggtctggggaacaaatttCCTAAAAAATATATctaaaaactgagcccaagtgagtggtgTTGCATCAACTAgactaccctcctcataagcctgcCGCCACCTATATGCTGCCCTTGATAGCTGAAATATAGAAAAGGTGACTCTGCAAACCTCCATAATACCCATgttgcggagaatacagtggcacttGTCTAGAAAACCTAGTGCATCCTCAGTAACTACTCTACTGcaagtaggaggatcatacttcttgaacctctcaagtctcctctgctcttCCTCTAATGCCTCTAGCTTGACCTCAGCTTGAACCAGAATAACAGGCTGTGCAGGCATAACTCCTGGAACCTAATCAACATGGACTCGTTGCTCTGGAATACGGGtcgtgggagtctgagctcctcccctatcCCGAGATGTAGCTGGCACAACCGGGAACAATCCCCCTAAGATAAAGTGCCGAACATACTCAGAAAATATGCTAAGGTCTCCTGGAGTCCATAGGTAGCAACaagagctattggtggctcctcagtcTCTTCTCGGGAAAGTGCTCTGGCTACATCACAATTCAGCTAGAAGAGAACTTCGgatatgaggaggagccagtttccAGAAATACTTAACAATTTAACACAAAGAAACTATGCAACTCAGtatatacaatatcccaaaaaCTGGCAAATACAAATCAAAAGCTCtaaatagtagtaatgaataatcCTATATATCAATGTCTATATAAGGATAAGGAAAATAGAATAGTCTAGGTATAGGGGGACTCTAAGGTCTGCAGACGCCGACAATTatgccttgaagtctccgaagctGAGCTCTCGCTAGTACCTGGGCTAGTAGAAGGtaccaggatctgcacaaaaggatgtgcagaagcgtagcatgagtacaccacaacggtacccaataagggCCAAGcataacctcgatagagtagtgacgaggtcaggtcaaggccctactgcaATAAATAAGAAAAACTGTACAAGTGTATGGCAGTGTAGTAATGAAagcaatgaaattgaaacaacaaataACATATCAAGGTTAGCTACACGGAACTAAAGCAAATAATGCAACACGGAGAAAACAAGAAAGGATATGCtaaggaaacaaaacaaccaaagacaagtgcagcAATAAAGAAATACCagcaagagtcactaccgaggcaCCACCTCTcagtctcaaatcacaagaataattcacaatatttccttatatcaccgcgggagccttgcatttacttttgaaaatcattttcctgaaataacatcccgcattttagcccaccttatcataccacgtcacttctagtagttcccatactagccacgcatatcaagaccACATTATCTCACAACATGCGTTTCAATCCCAAAACTTTTTACCACCGTAtgtatatcaatatcacaacgtatcgcAAATCGCACCTctagtgcccaatatcacaacttgctaagaaaccaataacaataatattttcacaacaagtagcccatggctcaacaacAATGTGCACAAGAGTATCAACAAAGACAgccggaagtgaataactcaacaagaatagtatttcacaacttaacactttgcctcaatatgaatcacggcctttataactcaatgccactttcaacaacaagatattttaagaatagcaatttcaagtaaagaattcaacagttaaataatgaatattgaataaaggaaacaagagcttcaactaaacatgtagagcaattaacaagtaagagataagacatgtAGAGCATCTGAAAATAGACTAAAGATGATGAAGATAACATTTTAAGacaactcaattaaggcatgaaaagaatctacatagctaaaatcggtaaatttccatatttagcccgtgtacacactcgtcacctcgcgtacacagcttcCACACGTCACAAATATCACagaacaacaccaatcctaaggggaaattctCCCCCCCACCCCCagaaagttagacaagacacttaccttaaaaCACgctactcaatccactagtaggcctttttctcgattatccaactccgaacggctcgaatctagccaaaaaaaattcataccataaatataagcTATAGGAAACTATTTTAATCATAAAGTTACGAtgtttgcaaagaaataaaaagtcaactcaaaacatCAACCCAGGCttgcgtctcggaacccgacaaaaattacaatatctgaacactcattcgaccacgagtccaaccataccaaaattactcaaatccgatcacaactcgaccttcaaatcctcaaattatagcttataacatttctacaattttccccaatatttcaacccaacacactaattaaatgatggaaataatgatatattcatgtaacttaACCAAATCcgaataagaatcacttaccccaatcactttcttgaaaatccctccaagaatTGCCTCAATACATGCTCCCAAAgtcaaattatgaaaaataacTCTAATCCTCATTTTTGATATGTCATATTCTGCCCAGAcgtcctccttcgcgaacgcggaaagtgcctcgcgttcgtgaagcataAAACTCAGCTGCCCAGAAATCCTCTTATGCGAACACAAAGTATCCCTCGCTAACGCGATGCTTCGCAGAACTTTGCCTACGCGAACACGTCCCcctgatcgcgaacgcgaaggtttagGGCCTTGTGTCCAAGCCTGCCTctaccttctacgcgaacgcgagttacccatcgcgatcgcgatccttagacctttgcgaacgcgaagaacaaatcctcACTTGCCCaaaatactcttcgcgaatgcgagacctctctcgcgaatgcGTACAAGGAAACCAACACCAACAAATATCAGCAGTTCTTCAAGTTTCGAAATGCACCGAACATGGTCCGAATAACAAcccaggcccccgggacctcgacaaaacataccaactagtcctaaaatatcatatgaattcGCTCaaagcatcaaatcacatcaaacaacattagaactatgaatcgcgcatcaattcaagcctaatgaacttatgaactttcgaatttcaaaactaatgcccgttcataccaaaacaactccgattgacttcaaattttgcacataagtcataaatgacatgacatacctattccaacttccaaaatcgaaatccagccccgatatcaataaagtcaactcctggtcaaacattctaatcttccaaaccttcaattttctaactttcaccaattcacgccgaaacgacctacgaacctccaaatcgacatccggacacactcctaagttccaaaatcatcatacagagctattggaaccaacaaaacaccattttggagtcgtctatacaaaagtcaaactacaatCATCCATATCAAATTAagactccaacttagggactatgtgtcctatttcacttTGAAACTcgcccgaaaccaaaaccaaacaccccaacAAGTTACATAACcgcaatataacatagaggaggcaataaatgggggatcggggctgaaatactcaaaacaaccggccgagtcgttacatcctccccatcttaaaacaaatgttcgtcttcgaatgagtatagagacatacctgaattGGTGAAAAGACGAGGATAACGCCTACGCATATAATGATCGATCTCCCAAGTTTCCTCCTCGACAGACTGACCCTCCACTAAttcttcactgaagcaatgttcttcgatctcaactttcgcacctgcctatccaaaatggccaccggctcctcaacataagacaaatccttgtggAAGTGCAAAcatagaatactggatgaactgtaaCTAGACTAGGTGGAagtgcaagcttgtaagccacctctccaatcctctcgagaatctcaaaaggtctgatatacctagggcttaacttgcccttcttcttgaacctcataacaccctttatgttcgaaacccggagcaagacccgctccccaaccatgaatgcaacatcgcgaaccttccgatctgcataacccTTCAtactagattgggctgtacgaaatcgatcttgaatcaatttaaccttatccaaagcattctcaaccaagtctgtacccaatagcctaaactcaaccagctcaaaccaacccatcggagaccgacaccacctcccatacaaagcctcatacgtagccatttgaatgctcgatcgatagttattgttgtaggaaaactctgcaagaggcaagaactaatcccaagaacccccaaactccatcacacacgcacgtatcatatccttcaatatctaaatagagcgctcggactgtctgtcaatatgatggtgaaatgctatactaaactcaacccgcgtgcctaactcacactataCAACCCTCCAGAATTACTATGTATACTATGTACCCCGGtaagagatgatggataccggcacgccataaagtcggacaatctcacaaatataaacctgagccagctgctctgaagaataagtagtcaccactggaattaaatgggctgacttggtcaacctatccacaatcacccatactacatcgaacttcctctgagtttgtgggagcccaacaacaaaatccattgtaacccgctcccatttccattctggaatctctagcctctgaagtaatccacttggccgctaatgctcatacttcacctgctgacaatttagacaccaagctacatactccactatgtctttctttattctcctccaccaatagtgctgcctcaagtcctggtacatcttggcggcactcggatgaatggagtaccatgaactgtgagcctcctaaaggatcaactcatgcaaaccatctacattgggcacatataGCATGTTCTGCATCCGTAACACACtttcatccccaatagtgacctccttggcatcgccatgcTGAACCGTGCCCATGAGGAAAAGCAGatggggggtcatcatactgacactatctgatacgatcataaagagaagacagaGAAATCACACAAGACAAAACTCGACTCAGCTCCGAAACATCCAAACTAATATactggttggccaaggactgaacatccaatgctaatgacCTCTCAGTTGCccgtagatatgctaaactgcccaagctctccaccttacaactcaaggccccggccaccacattggccttcccgggatgatatataatagtgatatcatagtccttaagactctctaaccacctccgctgatgcaagttaagatctttctgtttgaacagatgctgtagactccggtggtcggtatagacctcacaagggacaccatacaaatagtgccaccaaatattcaatgcatgaacaatagctgctaactcaaggtcgtggacatgatagttcttcttatgtaccttcagctgtctagacgcgtagacaatcaccctaccatcctgcatcaacaccgcgccgatgCCAAcatgcgacgcatcacaatacatagtgtaaGGCCCCAAGcccataggcaacaccaacactagggctgtagtcaaagtagtcttgagcttttgaaagctctcttcacactctttgtccacctgaacggagcactatTTTTGGTCAATCTTGTCATAAGTGCAGCAATAAATggaaaaccctctacgaatcgacggtaatacactaccaaaccaagaaaactttgtatcttagtagctgaagatgacttgggccaactctgcacttcttcaatcttcttcggatctatcttgatcccctcactcgacagtACATGCCCCAAatatgccaccgaatcaagccataattcacactttgaaaattttgcatacaactacttttctctcaaggtctggagaaCGATCCTTAggtgcttctcatgatcctccctGCTCCGAAAGTAAGTCaatatgtcgtcaataaacacaatgatgaatgagttaagatagggctggaatacactgttcatcaagtgcatgaataccGCTAGGGCGTTGGccagcccaaatgatatcataaggaactcgtaatgaccataccgagtcctgaaggcagtcttcgaaaTATCCAGCTCCCGgatattcaactgatgatagcttgaccgcaaatcaatctttgagatcACTCTGGCACCCtctagctgatcaaataggtcatcaatgcatggcaatagatacatgttcttcactgtaaccttgttcaactgtcgataatcaatacaaatgcgcatagaaccattcttcttcttttcaaacatgaccggagcaccccaaggtgacacattgggccgaataaagcccttatcaagaaactcttgcaactgctcctttaactccttcaacacTGCTGAGGCCATACgatatgatggaatagaaatgggctgagtgctcggtaacaaatcaataccaaaatcgatatccctatcgggcggcatgcccggaagatctgccgAAAATACATCTAGATAGTGTCTCACTACCTaaactgactcaacagtaggagtatcaacactcacatccctcacataagctagatacacatcacatcccttcccaaccatcccaTGTGCCTTAAGGAAGaacaccaccctactaggaacataatccaaagtatcCTTCCACTCCAACCGCGGCAAACCTGGCTAACATCACCATCTTcacatgacaatccagaatagcatgatagggcgacaaccagtacatacccaagataacatcaaaatctaccatattgagcaatagtaggtcagctctggtctcaaaactacctagaacaactaaacacgaccgatacacagggtcaacaacaatggaatcccCCACTAGTATGGACACAGAGACAGGACAACTCAAGGAATTATGGGAGACACCTAAacgtggagcaaaataagatgatacataggaataagtggatcctagatcaaataaaaatgatgcatctctatgacaaatcggAACACTGCCTATGATATCTGAGTCGGATGCAACCACCTCCATCCTAGTAGGAAAAGCATAACATATGGCCTGGCCTCCCcactctagggtgacctctacctacccgacctccacctctagctggttgtgcaggtggcaTGGAAACAGGTGCGGTAACCATGACctaagaagcctgagggccctgtggaatatgtggggcctgagtagtctgtggaggtgcacccctcctgagtctggggaagtccctcaccatatgacgagtaacaccacactcaaaacaagctctcagaggatGTGGCTGCTGGAACTGGCTCGGGCCCGAttggctggactgaccgctgaaagcaccccgtgcaggaggtgcactagacagtggcgGTTCATAATGGGCAACCCGAGGACTAGGAGTAGCCATAATACcattggaagctggaagtgctgaacaAACAAgacgactcacatagcctctaccatgacgggctacaaTTGTGGCACGGGTACCACTATATGTtctagaatctcgaggcctcttgtccTCCATCTGCTCTCTCTACCGGGCCTACATACCCCCAATCTCCTAGCGATCTCCACTACCTGCTCATATGGGATGTcaatctccaactctcgagccatgctgaatctaatacttTGGTTGAGTCCCTCGATAAATTGACGAACCCGCTCTCTGACTGTGGAGACTAAAGCTGGTGCGTGTTAggacaactcactgaacctgacagcatactctgatatgacatagcaccctggcgcaacaaATCAATCTCTGAGTGCCAAGCATCACAAAGGCTGTAGGGAAAAAACTCCCTCTTGAACATCTCTAAGAACTGAGCccaggtgagtgaagctgcctcggcaggctacccaactcatacgcttgccaccactgataagccgatCCCTTAAGTTGGAATGTAGTGAAAGGAAccccacaatacccatagtatggaggatttGGTGGTGCTCCTCTAGAAAACCTGGGGCATCCTCTGAAGACAaaccgctgaaagtaggaggatggtactttttgtacctctcgagcttgagctgctccccctcagaagCTACAGACCTAACCTCGAGCTGCACTGGGAAagctggctgcactggtatgacctctgggacctggtcaacaTGGACTCGCTGCTCTAGGATATGGGCTGCAGGAGTCTATGCTCCCCCCgagcctgagatgtggcgggagcaagtggaatcaaccccgcctgagctagagtgccaaacatgctcaaaatctgggcgagagtctcctgaagtgcaggggtagtaacaggcatctcatgtgcctgctctccaactagagctactggtagCTCCTCTGTAAAAGCTCGGGTAGGTTCTCTGGCTGCATCATATGCCCATCCTCAGCCTctccccggccccggcctctcgagGCTCTGGTAGGGGGCGCGAATGTCTGATCATAATATCCAACTGTGTGTGTCCTAACcatatatgagagaatagaaggaCAAAGATTTAAAATTcagaagtcaacaaattcgcacgataaggaatcaaagaagtgaaacttttcctagcagttccatagcctcctgaagataagtacagacgtctccgtactgatctgtGAGACTATAATAAATTTGCTTGTTACtaataacacctatgaacctagagctctgataccaacttgtcacgatcacAATTTTcgtccgtaggatgtcgtgatggtacctagtctctaagactaggtaagcctaacaaagcATGCAGAATATAATAGGAATGACAAATAACTATCAAATACTCAACAATTAAACATAAAGAAACTCTGCAACTCAGtatatacaatatcccaaaacccggCAAGTACAAATCAAAAGCTCtaaatagtagtaatgaataatcCTATACATCAATGTCTATAAAAAGGATAAGGAAAATAGAATAGTCtaggtagagggggactctgaggtctgcagaAGCCGACAattatatcttgaagtctccgagGCAGAGCTCTCGCTAGTACCTGGGCTGGTAGAAGGTACGTGgttctgcacaaaatgatgtgcataagcgtagcatgagtacaccacaacggtacccaataaggtCCAAGcataacctcgatagagtagtgacgaggtcaggtcaaggccctactgcaATAAATAAGAAAAACTGTACAAGTGTATGGCAATGTAGTAATGAAagcaatgaaattgaaacaacaaataACATATCAAGGTTAGCTACACGGAACTAAAGCAAATAATGCAACACGGAGAAAACAAGAAAGGATATGCtaaggaaacaaaacaaccaaagacaagtgcagcAATAAAGAAATACCAGCAGAGTCACTACCGaggcaccacctcgtagtcttaaatcacaagaataattcacaatattttcttatatcaccgtgggagccttgcatttagttttgaaaatcattttcctgaaataacatcccgcgttttagcccaccttatcataccacgtgacttctagtagttcccataCTAGCCACACATATCAAGCCCGCCTTATCTCAGgacatgcgtttcaaccccaaaaccttataccaccgcatgcgtatcaatatcacaaggtatcacgaatcgcacctctagtgcccaatatcacaacttgccaagaaaccaacaacaataatattttcataacaagtagcccatggctcaaccacaatgtgcacaAGAGTATCAACAAAGACGgcc is drawn from Nicotiana tomentosiformis chromosome 12, ASM39032v3, whole genome shotgun sequence and contains these coding sequences:
- the LOC138902695 gene encoding uncharacterized protein; translated protein: MGSLAYTLVGERPLALDVQALANRFVRLDVSKSSRVLACVVAQASLLEHIEARQFNDPHLLIGDDGVMQLQSRICVLNTDGLRELILEEAHSFRYSIHPGDTKMYCGLKQHYQWQKMKKDIVGHVSWCLNYQEVKYDHQKSGGRDWRYQSGSGAHHY